In Cicer arietinum cultivar CDC Frontier isolate Library 1 chromosome 7, Cicar.CDCFrontier_v2.0, whole genome shotgun sequence, a single window of DNA contains:
- the LOC101500898 gene encoding probable apyrase 7 yields the protein MEVPKSPSKDKRFVTKHKWLFKIVAVFFIAMLLFLGFYLESYSRKPNASSYYTVVIDCGSTGTRVNVYEWMLGSVVGKTNLPILLHSYPDSNNNVITKKSSLWKTSCQYHCMQTEPGLDKYVNDSLGVRQALEPLIVWAESLVPREMHRETPIFVLATAGLRRIPKDDAFRVLKDVEAVVKDHSFMFDMRWIRVLSGREEAYYGWVALNYKMGSFDDHSGSPTLGLVDLGGSSLQIVVEIDRVTGDNEHVMRPDFGSFEHRIVAYSLPAFGLNEAFDRTVVMLRNNQSVERSRGASELRHPCLMSTFVQNYTSGFDATDQKNHNQLQKTELHSLSLVGKPNWEQCREIAIAAAMNLSDSQVSHQAVGANCQTSLFSGIGTGVLNSTAVAHPTKRFHALSGFFFVYNKLNLRPRANLTMIWESGKQICSDLWAGLSSISENPNYAGQFCFRVAYMASLIDYGLCLGDIEMEFGPGDVSWTLGAALVEGKFEWLNISSHKSHTIISTLKNVKVLSSSTSLFAVLLLLLLIVYCSQIKLPMPSRRASAPGLSLPSYTQTRHRAK from the exons ATGGAAGTTCCCAAATCCCCTTCCAAAGACAAACGATTCGTCACCAAACATAAATGGTTGTTTAAAATTGTCGCAGTTTTTTTCATTGCGATGCTGTTGTTTCTGGGATTCTATCTTGAATCTTATAGTCGGAAACCAAATGCGTCGTCGTATTACACTGTTGTTATAGACTGTGGAAGCACAGGGACACGTGTTAATGTTTATGAGTGGATGCTTGGGAGTGTTGTAGGTAAGACAAATTTACCAATTTTGCTACATTCATATCCTGATAGTAATAACAATGTAATAACCAAAAAGAGTTCACTTTGGAAAACCTCTTGTCAATATCACTGTATGCAAACCGAACCCGGGTTAGACAAATATGTTAATGATTCTTTAGGTGTAAGACAAGCTTTGGAGCCTTTGATTGTATGGGCAGAAAGTTTAGTGCCGCGTGAAATGCACCGTGAAACGCCTATTTTTGTTCTGGCTACTGCTGGACTGAGGAGGATTCCGAAGGATGATGCTTTTCGGGTTTTGAAGGATGTTGAAGCTGTTGTGAAAGATCACTCTTTTATGTTTGATATGAGGTGGATAAGGGTTTTGAGTGGGAGGGAGGAAGCTTATTATGGTTGGGTGGCTTTGAATTACAAAATGGGTAGCTTTGATGATCATTCTGGGTCGCCCACTTTGGGACTTGTTGATTTGGGTGGCTCGTCGTTGCAGATTGTGGTGGAGATAGATCGTGTTACTGGGGACAATGAGCACGTGATGAGACCAGACTTCGGGTCATTTGAACATAGGATTGTGGCGTATTCGTTGCCTGCATTTGGATTAAATGAAGCGTTTGATAGGACTGTTGTTATGCTCAGAAATAATCAGAGTGTAGAAAGAAGTAGAGGTGCATCTGAACTCAGACATCCTTGTCTGATGTCTACTTTTGTACAAAATTATACCTCTGGATTTGATGCCACTGACCAAAAAAATCATAACCAACTCCAGAAAACCGAACTTCATTCTCTAAGTCTTGTTGGGAAACCGAATTGGGAACAATGCAGAGAAATAGCTATTGCTGCTGCTATGAACTTGAGTGATTCCCAAGTGTCACATCAGGCAGTTGGTGCAAATTGCCAAACAAGTTTATTTTCTGGCATTG GCACCGGTGTACTTAATTCAACAGCTGTTGCTCACCCAACAAAGCGATTTCATGCTTTATCTGGTTTCTTTTTTGTCTACAATAAGCTAAATTTGAGGCCAAGAGCCAATTTAACAATGATTTGGGAGTCAGGCAAGCAAATATGTTCAGATTTATGGGCTGGTTTGAGCAGTATTTCAGAAAATCCAAATTATGCTGGACAATTTTGTTTCCGGGTGGCTTATATGGCATCATTGATTGACTATGGTCTATGTCTTGGTGACATAGAAATGGAATTTGGTCCTGGTGATGTGTCCTGGACATTAGGAGCTGCATTGGTTGAAGGGAAATTTGAATGGTTAAATATTTCAAGCCACAAATCACATACTATAATTTCAACTTTAAAGAATGTGAAGGTCTTATCTTCTTCAACTTCTCTCTTTGCTGTCCTTCTGTTGCTCTTATTGATTGTTTATTGTAGTCAAATCAAGTTACCTATGCCAAGCAGAAGGGCTTCTGCTCCTGGCTTATCTTTGCCATCCTATACTCAAACAAGACATCGAGCTAAATAA
- the LOC101500385 gene encoding VAMP-like protein YKT61 has product MKITALLVLKSTGDGSESVILSNASDVSHFGYFQRSSVKEFIVFVGRTVANRTPQGQRQSVQHEEYKVHAYNRNGLCAVGFMDDHYPIRSAFSLLNQVLDEYQKSFGESWRSAQEDSTQSWPYLNEALMKFQDPAEADKLLRIQRELDETKIILHKTIDSVLARGEKLDSLVEKSSDLSAASQMFYKQAKKTNQCCSIL; this is encoded by the exons atgaagatCACGGCTCTGTTGGTGCTTAAATCCACGGGTGATGGTTCTGAATCGGTGATTCTCTCGAACGCTTCCGATGTGAGCCACTTCGGTTACTTTCAACGCTCCAGCGTCAAAGAATTCATCGTTTTCGTAGGTCGTACCGTAGCCAATCGCACTCCTCAGGGTCAGCGTCAATCCGTCCAGCACGAAg AGTACAAGGTGCATGCCTACAACAGAAATGGCCTTTGTGCAGTGGGATTTATGGATGATCACTATCCAATTCGGAGTGCGTTTTCTCTTCTAAACCAG GTTCTGGATGAATATCAAAAAAGTTTTGGCGAATCATGGAGAAGTGCTCAGGAAGACAGTACTCAATCATGGCCCTATTTAAATGAAGCTCTCATGAAATTCCAG GACCCAGCTGAAGCCGACAAGTTGTTGAGAATCCAGAGGGAGTTGGACGAAACAAAGATCATCCTT CACAAAACCATTGATAGTGTGCTTGCACGAGGGGAGAAGCTGGACAGTTTAGTCGAGAAGAGTTCTGATCTGAGTGCAGCGTCACAG ATGTTCTATAAACAAGCGAAAAAAACCAATCAGTGCTGT
- the LOC101501538 gene encoding uncharacterized protein isoform X2, producing the protein MALLRLYPTTTLPRLASTFSVRTKFVVRSSNLQLQMQPNHSRKLVLEVKEKLEKEHHSLPIGRNGRDDEDMILWFLKDRKFSVDEAISKLTKAIKWRQDFEVSKLTEESVKDVAQTGKAYVHDFLDINDRPVLVVVAAKHFPKAQDPADDERLCVFLIEKALSKLPTGKEQILGIFDLRGFGTENADLKYLTFLFDVFYYYYPKRLSQVLFVDSPFVFKPIWQLIKPLLKSYASLVRFCSAETVRKEYFTDKTLPPDFRN; encoded by the exons ATGGCGCTACTGCGTCTGTACCCAACCACCACTCTTCCTCGTCTTGCTTCAACTTTCTCCGTTAGAACCAAATTCGTGGTTCGGAGCAGTAACCTTCAACTTCAAATGCAACCCAATCACTCACGCAAG TTAGTTCTGGAAGTGAAGGAGAAGCTTGAAAAAGAACACCATAGCCTTCCCATTGGTAGAAATGGTAGGGATGATGAAGATATGATACTATGGTTTCTGAAAGATCGCAAATTTTCTGTTGATGAAGCTATTTCTAAGTTGACTAAAGCCATT AAATGGCGTCAAGATTTTGAGGTGTCTAAATTGACTGAAGAATCTGTTAAAGATGTTGCTCAAACCGGAAAAGCATATGTACATGACTTTCTAGATATCAATGACCGACCTGTGCTTGTGGTGGTAGCAGCAAAGCATTTTCCTAAA GCGCAGGACCCCGCAGACGATGAGAGGTTATGTGTTTTCTTAATCGAGAAGGCATTGAGTAAGCTTCCAACTGGGAAAGAACAGATACTTGGAATATTTGATCTAAGAGGTTTTGGTACAGAAAATGCTGATCTGAAATACTTGACATTCTTG TTTGATGTGTTCTATTATTACTATCCCAAGCGATTGTCTCAAGTATTATTTGTGGACTCTCCTTTTGTGTTTAAGCCAATTTGGCAGCTCATCAAGCCATTGTTAAAATCATATGCTTCTCTG GTAAGGTTTTGCTCTGCAGAAACTGTCAGGAAGGAATATTTTACAGACAAAACTTTGCCACCAGACTTCAGAAATTGA
- the LOC101501538 gene encoding uncharacterized protein isoform X3, whose translation MALLRLYPTTTLPRLASTFSVRTKFVVRSSNLQLQMQPNHSRKKWRQDFEVSKLTEESVKDVAQTGKAYVHDFLDINDRPVLVVVAAKHFPKAQDPADDERLCVFLIEKALSKLPTGKEQILGIFDLRGFGTENADLKYLTFLFDVFYYYYPKRLSQVLFVDSPFVFKPIWQLIKPLLKSYASLKLSGRNILQTKLCHQTSEIESYFWKI comes from the exons ATGGCGCTACTGCGTCTGTACCCAACCACCACTCTTCCTCGTCTTGCTTCAACTTTCTCCGTTAGAACCAAATTCGTGGTTCGGAGCAGTAACCTTCAACTTCAAATGCAACCCAATCACTCACGCAAG AAATGGCGTCAAGATTTTGAGGTGTCTAAATTGACTGAAGAATCTGTTAAAGATGTTGCTCAAACCGGAAAAGCATATGTACATGACTTTCTAGATATCAATGACCGACCTGTGCTTGTGGTGGTAGCAGCAAAGCATTTTCCTAAA GCGCAGGACCCCGCAGACGATGAGAGGTTATGTGTTTTCTTAATCGAGAAGGCATTGAGTAAGCTTCCAACTGGGAAAGAACAGATACTTGGAATATTTGATCTAAGAGGTTTTGGTACAGAAAATGCTGATCTGAAATACTTGACATTCTTG TTTGATGTGTTCTATTATTACTATCCCAAGCGATTGTCTCAAGTATTATTTGTGGACTCTCCTTTTGTGTTTAAGCCAATTTGGCAGCTCATCAAGCCATTGTTAAAATCATATGCTTCTCTG AAACTGTCAGGAAGGAATATTTTACAGACAAAACTTTGCCACCAGACTTCAGAAATTGAAAGTTACTTTTGGAAGATATGA
- the LOC101501538 gene encoding uncharacterized protein isoform X1: MALLRLYPTTTLPRLASTFSVRTKFVVRSSNLQLQMQPNHSRKLVLEVKEKLEKEHHSLPIGRNGRDDEDMILWFLKDRKFSVDEAISKLTKAIKWRQDFEVSKLTEESVKDVAQTGKAYVHDFLDINDRPVLVVVAAKHFPKAQDPADDERLCVFLIEKALSKLPTGKEQILGIFDLRGFGTENADLKYLTFLFDVFYYYYPKRLSQVLFVDSPFVFKPIWQLIKPLLKSYASLKLSGRNILQTKLCHQTSEIESYFWKI; this comes from the exons ATGGCGCTACTGCGTCTGTACCCAACCACCACTCTTCCTCGTCTTGCTTCAACTTTCTCCGTTAGAACCAAATTCGTGGTTCGGAGCAGTAACCTTCAACTTCAAATGCAACCCAATCACTCACGCAAG TTAGTTCTGGAAGTGAAGGAGAAGCTTGAAAAAGAACACCATAGCCTTCCCATTGGTAGAAATGGTAGGGATGATGAAGATATGATACTATGGTTTCTGAAAGATCGCAAATTTTCTGTTGATGAAGCTATTTCTAAGTTGACTAAAGCCATT AAATGGCGTCAAGATTTTGAGGTGTCTAAATTGACTGAAGAATCTGTTAAAGATGTTGCTCAAACCGGAAAAGCATATGTACATGACTTTCTAGATATCAATGACCGACCTGTGCTTGTGGTGGTAGCAGCAAAGCATTTTCCTAAA GCGCAGGACCCCGCAGACGATGAGAGGTTATGTGTTTTCTTAATCGAGAAGGCATTGAGTAAGCTTCCAACTGGGAAAGAACAGATACTTGGAATATTTGATCTAAGAGGTTTTGGTACAGAAAATGCTGATCTGAAATACTTGACATTCTTG TTTGATGTGTTCTATTATTACTATCCCAAGCGATTGTCTCAAGTATTATTTGTGGACTCTCCTTTTGTGTTTAAGCCAATTTGGCAGCTCATCAAGCCATTGTTAAAATCATATGCTTCTCTG AAACTGTCAGGAAGGAATATTTTACAGACAAAACTTTGCCACCAGACTTCAGAAATTGAAAGTTACTTTTGGAAGATATGA
- the LOC101501227 gene encoding uncharacterized protein: protein MGKARSAAMCLIIIMAIICCATATESPQYTIIHSESEFEIRLYESSVWMSAPAIDISFEKATWNGFHRLFQFTQCANLNFSRIRMTSPVLTTMVPETGPLGSQGYYVSLYLPVKFQDNPPVPLPELNIKPYDFDSHCVAVRKFSGFAKDERIVKEAEKLDRSLSRSPWGESKSQRGYSIAQYNTPFRIVKRKNEVWVDIHAPEFGCQLVGVAAY, encoded by the coding sequence ATGGGAAAAGCACGGAGCGCGGCGATGtgtttgattattattatggcTATTATTTGCTGTGCAACTGCCACTGAATCCCCACAGTACACCATCATCCACTCCGAATCCGAATTTGAGATCAGACTCTATGAAAGCTCCGTCTGGATGTCCGCTCCCGCCATAGACATCTCCTTCGAGAAAGCCACATGGAACGGCTTCCACAGGCTATTCCAATTCACACAATGTGCCAATCTCAATTTCTCACGAATTCGAATGACTTCTCCAGTATTAACTACCATGGTACCGGAAACCGGACCCCTTGGATCCCAAGGCTATTATGTTAGTCTGTATTTGCCGGTCAAGTTCCAAGATAATCCACCGGTTCCGCTTCCGGAACTGAATATCAAACCCTATGATTTCGATAGCCACTGTGTTGCTGTGAGAAAGTTCTCGGGATTTGCTAAGGATGAGAGGATTGTGAAAGAGGCGGAGAAGCTGGATAGGAGTTTGAGTAGATCTCCGTGGGGTGAGTCAAAGAGTCAACGTGGTTATTCGATTGCACAGTATAATACTCCTTTTAGGATTGTTAAGCGTAAAAATGAGGTTTGGGTTGATATTCATGCCCCTGAATTTGGATGTCAGTTAGTTGGGGTTGCAGCATATTGA